A genome region from Coffea arabica cultivar ET-39 chromosome 7e, Coffea Arabica ET-39 HiFi, whole genome shotgun sequence includes the following:
- the LOC113699073 gene encoding uncharacterized protein — translation MGEQTQVQTQTQSQSPASSQPNSDVTSATQPTPVADVSINADVSQKPCNPSKIPIRPQKIRKLSSNPTSTIATTPVVLTAVNSSSIPTLQTSEAKALQITDSSSSPSAIPIPTTASSSTTTTTITSTSATTSTAVTSTTVSTPAASTPKNRRRSAVQSARVLPQIIKPLSAEGEINAALHHLRVVDPLLATLIDTHQPPAFESHHSPFLALTKSILYQQLAYKAGTSIYNRFVALCGGETAVLPDNVLGLSAQQLKQVGVSGRKASYLYDLANKYKSGILSDETVVKMDDKSLFTMLSMVKGIGSWSVHMFMIFSLHRPDVLPVSDLGVRKGVQMLYGLEELPRPSQMEQLCEKWRPYRSVGAWYMWRFVEGKGSQNASAAPSVEGANVQPLQQIEPQQDAQQQHQLQLLEPINGMGNLGACIWGQ, via the coding sequence ATGGGTGAACAAACCCAGGTACAGACCCAAACCCAATCTCAATCGCCGGCATCGTCTCAACCTAATTCTGATGTAACATCCGCAACACAGCCCACTCCTGTAGCCGACGTCTCCATCAATGCCGACGTTTCCCAGAAGCCCTGCAATCCTTCCAAAATACCTATTCGACCTCAAAAAATCCGAAAGCTGTCATCTAACCCTACTTCCACCATTGCCACCACCCCCGTTGTTCTCACCGCCGTTAACTCCTCCTCCATCCCCACCTTGCAGACTTCCGAGGCCAAAGCCCTACAAATTACTGATTCTTCCTCCTCCCCTTCTGCCATACCTATTCCGACCACTGCTTCCTCCTCTACCACCACCACTACCATCACCTCCACCTCCGCGACGACCAGCACTGCTGTTACTTCCACCACAGTTTCCACACCCGCGGCATCTACGCCCAAGAATCGGAGGCGTAGTGCTGTCCAATCAGCTAGGGTTCTGCCCCAGATCATCAAACCCCTGTCGGCCGAGGGTGAAATCAATGCCGCTCTCCACCACCTCCGCGTTGTTGACCCTTTACTTGCTACCCTGATCGATACCCACCAGCCTCCGGCATTTGAGTCTCACCACTCCCCATTCCTTGCCCTCACCAAGAGCATTCTCTATCAGCAACTCGCCTACAAAGCAGGCACCTCAATCTACAATCGCTTTGTAGCGCTCTGCGGTGGCGAGACTGCAGTTCTTCCCGACAATGTGCTGGGTCTATCTGCTCAGCAGCTCAAGCAAGTCGGTGTCTCTGGTAGAAAAGCCAGCTATTTATATGACCTCGCAAATAAGTATAAATCTGGGATTTTATCGGATGAAACTGTGGTCAAAATGGATGATAAGTCATTGTTTACCATGCTATCCATGGTCAAGGGAATTGGGTCATGGTCAGTTCACATGTTCATGATTTTTTCACTGCACAGGCCAGATGTTTTGCCAGTGAGTGATTTGGGAGTGAGGAAAGGAGTGCAGATGTTGTATGGATTGGAGGAGTTACCTAGACCTTCACAAATGGAGCAATTATGTGAGAAATGGAGGCCATATAGGTCAGTTGGTGCTTGGTATATGTGGCGGTTTGTGGAAGGAAAGGGATCACAGAATGCTTCTGCTGCTCCTTCTGTAGAGGGTGCTAATGTGC